The Syntrophorhabdaceae bacterium region GATAGACGCAGATAAATTCATTGAAAAGATCGCGCAACGGACGCTCAGATTTTTCGAGAAGGCGGACGTCAGGGAGAGGATGCGGGCAGAGAACCTCGATGTGAACCAGACCTTGACGCTTGCGTCAATGATAGAAAAAGAAGCCAAGATGAGCACAGAGAAGCCGCTCATATCAGCGGTCTTTCATAACAGGCTCCAGAGGGGGATGTCATTTGACAGCGATCCCACGGTCATTTACGGAACAAAGGCATTCGGAAGCCCCATTACGAAGGCGGACCTGATAACCTATACACCCTATAACACTTACACCTTCAGGGGGTTTCCCAAGGGGCCCATTTGTAATCCGGACACGACTTCTATTATGGCGGTTCTTTACCCTGCGCCCGTGGACTATCTCTACTTCGTGTCCAAGAATGACGGTACTCATGTCTTTTCTAAAGATATGAATGAACATAATAAATATGTGGCAATGTACCAGAAATCGAAAAGTGCAAAAAAATAATGAAGGAGGGATTTATGGCAAAAGATGTAGCGGTTATTGGCGTTGGCCAGAGTTCGTTCGTTCGGGGCTACGAGGGCTCGATCAGAGAACTCGCCTTCGAAGCCTTCAGGGAAGCCATGCAGGACGCAGGGATTACCGCGAAAGACGTGGGCACCTCCATATTCTGCTCGGCACCTGAATATGACAAACAGCGGTCTCCAGCCGGTGTGCTGGCCGAGTATCTCGGTCTTATTCCCCAGCCGACGCTGTATGTGGAATCGGTCTGCTCCGCAAGCAGCAGTGGAGTGAGGGTGGGCTACAGCATGATCAAATCAGGTCTCCATGACGTGGTGGTTGTGCTGGGATTTCAGAAGATGTCAGAAATCACCTCGGCCGAATCCCAGGAAAGAATGGGCAGGGGCGCAGACATTCAGTGGGAGTCCCCCTTCGGCACGATGATGCCCGCCTATTACGCGCTCTACGCGCAGGCCTACATGGCAAAAAACGGCCTGACCCACGATGACCTTATGAGGGTAAGAATCAAATCGGCCACCTACGGCCAGACCAATGAAAGGGCTGTCTACCGAAAGGGTGTCAAGGAATCGGACTTCGATCCGAAGAACCCCGACGCCAAAATGGCCGGCGCTGTGGCATGGCCTCTCAGGGTGGGCGACGCCTGCGCGAATGCAGACGGCAGTTCCTGTGTGATTCTCGCAAACGCGGAGAAGGCAAAGGCGTTCTCTAAGAAGCCCGTATGGATTCTCGGCATAGGAGCGGCATCGGAGGCGGTTAATATGGCTGCACGACCCGATTTCTCCAAGGGGCTCAGCGTGGGATATAGGGCCGCAGAGGCCGCATACAAGATGGCCGGCGTGACGGCGAAAAACATAAAAGTTGCCGAAGTACACGACTGTTTTACCATTGCGGAGATCATGGCATATGAAGGTCTTGGCTTTGCGCCCATGGGCGAAGGCAAACAGCTTATTCGGGAAAAGGCCACATATAAGGAAGGCCGGATCCCTGTTAACGTGGATGGCGGTCTTCTTTCCAAGGGACACCCGATCGGCGCCACGGGCGGATCGCAGATGCGCACAATCGTACTGCAACTGAGGGGTGAAGCGGGTCCTATGCAAGTACCCGGCGATCCGGATATCGGGCTCGTCCACAACGTGGGCGGCGTGGGGCTCTACGGCAACGTAACCATCTTTGGGAGGTGATACCATGGGATTCGAAAAATTCGGAAGAAAAAGCTTTACCGGGATCACAAAGACAGCAAAGTTTGTTGATCTGCTTTCAGAAGGAAAAATAGAAGGAACGGTATGTAAGAAATGCGGCGCGAAATTTTTCCCACCGCGGGCCGATTGTTCTCAATGTCTGTCAAAGGAGATGGAATGGTTTGAAATGCCTCCGAAGGGCAAGCTTGAAACATTTACCACCGCGTACTACGCGCCATTCGGTTTCGAAGCGGATCCCCCCTACACCATGGGTGTGGTTGACTTCACAGGGGGAATCAAACTGTTCGCGCGTCTTACCAAAGAATTGAAACCGGAAGAAATTTCCGTGGGTATGGATGTGACCGTCCGCCCCTGCAAGTACGATGACGGTCAGCTTTCATTTGAAATAGTGAAGGCCTGAAAGGCTATAGCGCACCATCAGCAGTGCGAAATTGGATGGCAAACGTGGGGCTGCGTCGGGCAGCTTCACGTTTGCATTTTAATGACCTGACCCTGTGCCAAGCACCTATTCTATTTTCGGCGACTGAGTTCTCTTCCTGTTCCTGAGCGCTTGAACGGGTAAAACGCGTTGATGCGGAGGAGGACGGCCAGTAAATGAATAGCGGCCCCCGGCCCCAAGGTGCCGCCTGTTAAGCGGCAATATCCACTTTTTATTTTGCTTCAAGTGCACCAAGTATGCTAAAACGTCAATGGCACCATGATATGGTATCATCGCCGCGTGCTCCATTGAATGAGGGACCGGAGTAAATATGGGATTCGATAACATCTCAAACCTCGTCTTCTGTCCGGGATGCGGAAATATCCAGAACCAGGGGGAAGCCTGCATAAAATGCGGGACCTTTATCGGCGTCGAGTCAAAAGAAGAGAATGTGCAGGTCCCGAGGGAAGCGGCTCACCGGACGGAAAAGACAAAAGTCTCCCTCGTGTCCCGGCGAGGGACAAAAAAACCGAGGACAGGCGTGAAGGAGAGACATCGGAGTCCTCTCAAGCAGACGCATCCGCGAAAAGACCGGGCCTCATAATGATCGAAAGACCTTTTATCCTGGAAATCTTCGGCGCCGCCGCTATGCAAAGGTGGAACGACAAGATCCGGCCTGTGGAACTGAAGGAGTTGGATAAACAGGCCCACAAGATGACCATCGCTTATTTTCTCGGAAGGTTCGAAGAGCAAACCGAGGGGTTCAACTGGAGCGAGGTCATTGAAGGAGGACTCTTCGAGTTCCTGGAAAGACTCGTCATTACCGATTTGAAGCCTCAGATATTCAACCGTATCAAGGAAGACAAAAACAAGTATAAAAAGCTAAACCAGTGGGTCTTCAAGAAACTTGAACCCATCGTGGCGCCGCTCGGCGCTGGTTTTTTCGAGCGCTTTCAACGCTACTTCACAACAAGCGACAACACGATCAACAAACGTATTATCAATGCGGCTCACTTCTATGCCACGCGGTGGGAGTTCGCCATCATTGAGCGGGCCAATCCGAACGGGTATGAGATCCCCGCAATCAAAGGGTTCCTGCAAGAGAGACAGGAGCGCTACTACGACCTTGCCGGTATTCAGCAACTTGCCCTCTACGAGAAGTACCGGAACTTCATCGACCTCTGCGGGCAACTCAGGTTCCAGTACCGCTGGAGCCATATCAATATGATTCCCCGTACATCGGTGCTCGGCCATATGCTCATCGTGGCCATCCTTTCCTATCTGTTTTCGCTCGGCATCGGGGCGGCTCCGAGAAGGTGTTTTAATAATTATTTCACCGGACTGTTCCACGATCTGCCCGAGGTCCTTACGAGAGACATCATCTCACCGGTAAAACGTTCCATCGAGGGGCTCGACTCTCTCATTAAGGCGTATGAAAAGGAATTGATGGAAAAAGAAGTCCTGAACCTCATCCCTACCCAGTGGCACGGTCAGATGCGCATGTTCACCGAGGACGAATTCGCGACGATCATCACAAAGGCAGGACAAACAGTGAACACGGATTCCGAAACCATATCCGAGAAATTCAACGATGATATATTCAACCCCCGGGACGGTGCAGCCATAAAGACCATCGATGATTTGGCCGCCTATGTGGAGGCCTACTGTTCTATTGAAAACGGGGTCAAATCACGCGATCTTACTAATGCGAGAGAATCGATCCGCGAGAAATACAAGGACTCCGTTATCTGCGGCGTCAACTTCGGCGACCTTTTCGGCCAATTCTGAGATGGGTTTAGCTCACAGCGCCCCGCGCAATGTGCAAACGATGAGCGTGCCACCCAATCCTTGCGTCAAGAGAGAAGGCATCAATCGGATTCTGTTCTGTTTTCGTATATAATCGTATCAGGCAGTTGCACCGTACATCCGGCTTCACGCGGATAATGTTCTGCGAGCAAAGTGCCGGCCTCGGCGATCGCTTCGATAAGGGCCTGAGATGACCGCCTCGCCCTGATACCCTGCGCCACGTGCCGGGCGAATTTGTTGAGGGTCACCTGCTTGATCTTCTCATGGATGCCTTTGTCCGCGAGCACCCAGACCTTGCGCTCTAGAAGTGAGATAAAGAAGAGCACGCCCGTGTTGTGTTGCGTCTTGTAGAGTCCTTTTTCATAAAACGCCTTAAGTGCTCTTTCCTTTACCGCCCTTTCCTTTCTTTTGTTTCCGATACAGTGGATCTTGAGAGCATGGGACTTCTTGAAGAGAAGTGAAGCCGGGAAAAAGAGCGCGCACGAAAAGGGGATATACCACCAGATCGAATCATGAAACCACAGGGTCGTGAGAATGAGAGCCACAAAGCTCCCGAGAATTACCCCTCCGAGGATCTGTGCTTCATGATAGTCGCTGCTTTGATCCACGATCATGACGGCGATCTGGCCCATGGTGCATGATTCCGCGCTGTCGGTAGCCTGCTTAATCGCCTGTTTTTCTGCGTCTGTGAAGAATTTTTCAGCCTTCGGATGATCGATCATCACCAGTCTCCCGAGGCGCCACCGCCTCCGAAATCGCCTCCACCGCCGCCAAAACCTCCAAACCCGCCGCCTTCATCATCTCCCCCGCCAAACCCTCCAAACCCACCAAACCCGCCGGGCCAGAACCCTCCCCCGCCGAGACCGCCGAAGAAGAGTGGAAGAAATATCCCCGCGGCAAGCCCCAGGACGCCGATCAAGCCGATTACGAGAAGGGGGAACCCCATGAAGAGCCCGATTAAGGAGAATCCGATGGCCCCTGCCGCGCCTCCGAGAATGCGGGAAATCCTTCCGATGGCGATAAGGCCGATGGCAGCAAACATGATGAAGACGGGAAGAGGTGTGCCACGAGCCCTTCTTACCGGTGCACGGGTTTCGTCGGCCCTGTATTCTCCCCGTGTCACCTCGATAAGCGCCTGAGTTGCTGCCGTGAACCCGCCGTCGAAGTCGTTGTTCCTGAACCGGGGTTTCATGACGAGGTCAATGATTTGCCCCGATGCCAGATCCGTGAGCTTGCCTTCAAGGCCACGGCCGACTTCAATACGTATTCTCTTCTCTTTCGCGGCCACGATAAGGATTACCCCGTTGTCTTTTTCTTTTTGTCCTATCTTCCAGGCTTCGGCCACCCTGATCGAGAATTCCTCCATGACCTCGCCCTCAAGAGAAGGTATGGTGAGAATCACGATCTGCGTCGAATCGGACTGCTCAAGGGCGGCAAGCTCCGATTCTATCCGGGCCCGCGCGGAGGGCGACATCATGTTGGCATAGTCGTTGACGCGTGAGGTGAGCTGAGGTACTTCGATTGCCTGGCAGTCAAGCGCGAACCACAGAGGGTATAACGCGAGGATCAACAGAACAAGCCTGATATAGCGAATATTTTTGCGTCTCACTTCTTGTTGCATCATGTTTCCTTGTTGCGTATCAACCTAAAATTTGACCGTGGGCGCTTTTTCTGCGCCGGGCTCGGCCTTGAACGCTTCTTTGGGTTGAAGATGCAGGAACAGGCTGTTCGTGAGACTGTTTGGGAATATCCTGATAGATGTGTTGAATTCCTGAACCGACCTGTTGTAGCGGGTTCTGGCCACGTTTATCCTGTTCTCCGTACCCTCGAGCTGGTGCTGGAGATCGATAAAATTCTGATTTGCCTTGAGGTTGGGATATTTCTCCACAACGACCATGAGTCTTGACAGGGCGCCCGACATGGACGTTTGGGCCTGCTCAAACTGCGCCATTGCCTGCGGATTGCCGATCATGTCCTTTGAGACCTGTATGCTCCCGACCTTTGCTCGCGCCTCGGTCACCGCCTTGAGCGTGTCGCCTTCATATTTAGCGTACGCCTTAACAACCTCTACGAGATTCGGGACAAGGTCATTCCTTCTCTGATATGTAGCCTCCACATCGCCCCAGGCTGCCTTCACTGCCTCCTCGTTCTTCTGCATCGTGTTGTAGCCGCATCCGGAGACGCTCATCACGGCAAGACAGAGGACGACAAACACGCACAATCGTTTCATGAAACCTCCTTCTCACAAATGAATTCATTCGATATATCTATTTATAGCACCTTTATCCGGCAAAAGAAAGATGGCCGTTGAGTTTGCCCACGGCCTCTTAATTTATTGACCGTGGAGAAGTGCACGTGATAAAAACTTGCAAAACTAGAGAGGAGGTCAACGTGGACGAAGATGTTAAGAAGAGAACACAGGAAACAGCAAAGAAATTGTGGACGGGCGGAATAAAGATCGACCCGCCGTATCTCATGTGGAAAGAATTCGACCGCGATCTCGCGAACGATCTCTCCATGTTCATTACGGGAAACCTCTATTCGAGGACCGTTCTCACTCTTCCGGAGAGGCAAATGGCCGCCTGCGCAATGCTCGCCGCGCTTGGCGCCTCCGATGAGCTGAAGCTCCATGTGAACGCCGCCCTCAACGTGGGTTGCGACCCGAAGAAGCTCGCAGAGGTCTTTTTCCAATTAGCCCCGTACGGAGGCATGCCGCTTGTCAACAAGGCCCTGGAGGTCTTTCGCGATGTGCTCAAGGGGAGGGGTGAATGGGAGAAATTTACCGGCAGATAAAGTGGGTATACCGACGAAAAAGAAAGGCAGGGTTTTAAGCCCTGCCTGTGTGGGGGGTATTATGGGAGCCTGTCTATTCTTTTAATTTCTTTCGCAGCCCGATGAGACTTAAGAGTCCGGCAAAGAACAGATATACCGCCGGAGGGATGGGTACGGAAGAAGGAGTCCTGTTGTATGTGGGGTCGTTGACGTTCAGGTTCGTAATGGTAGGGAAGTTCCAGGTCGAGGAGCCCCCGTAGTTGTAATTCAAGTAACTACCGAATACCTGGCCGG contains the following coding sequences:
- a CDS encoding LemA family protein; this encodes MKRLCVFVVLCLAVMSVSGCGYNTMQKNEEAVKAAWGDVEATYQRRNDLVPNLVEVVKAYAKYEGDTLKAVTEARAKVGSIQVSKDMIGNPQAMAQFEQAQTSMSGALSRLMVVVEKYPNLKANQNFIDLQHQLEGTENRINVARTRYNRSVQEFNTSIRIFPNSLTNSLFLHLQPKEAFKAEPGAEKAPTVKF
- a CDS encoding carboxymuconolactone decarboxylase family protein, whose protein sequence is MDEDVKKRTQETAKKLWTGGIKIDPPYLMWKEFDRDLANDLSMFITGNLYSRTVLTLPERQMAACAMLAALGASDELKLHVNAALNVGCDPKKLAEVFFQLAPYGGMPLVNKALEVFRDVLKGRGEWEKFTGR
- the mltG gene encoding endolytic transglycosylase MltG encodes the protein MPARGDRKVLVIALSILLVFQTIIFASVPGALDESRINVVVKSGTSLYGIARMLKDEGMIYSTNLFVLASLLYGGKLKAGEYEVSKDMSTLQIVRKMAHSERNVYTLKIVQGYNIYTVADAIAENRIMEKQEFLRLCRDRIFLKNLGINADSLEGYLSPDTYYYSREIDADKFIEKIAQRTLRFFEKADVRERMRAENLDVNQTLTLASMIEKEAKMSTEKPLISAVFHNRLQRGMSFDSDPTVIYGTKAFGSPITKADLITYTPYNTYTFRGFPKGPICNPDTTSIMAVLYPAPVDYLYFVSKNDGTHVFSKDMNEHNKYVAMYQKSKSAKK
- a CDS encoding HD domain-containing protein; protein product: MIERPFILEIFGAAAMQRWNDKIRPVELKELDKQAHKMTIAYFLGRFEEQTEGFNWSEVIEGGLFEFLERLVITDLKPQIFNRIKEDKNKYKKLNQWVFKKLEPIVAPLGAGFFERFQRYFTTSDNTINKRIINAAHFYATRWEFAIIERANPNGYEIPAIKGFLQERQERYYDLAGIQQLALYEKYRNFIDLCGQLRFQYRWSHINMIPRTSVLGHMLIVAILSYLFSLGIGAAPRRCFNNYFTGLFHDLPEVLTRDIISPVKRSIEGLDSLIKAYEKELMEKEVLNLIPTQWHGQMRMFTEDEFATIITKAGQTVNTDSETISEKFNDDIFNPRDGAAIKTIDDLAAYVEAYCSIENGVKSRDLTNARESIREKYKDSVICGVNFGDLFGQF
- a CDS encoding TPM domain-containing protein translates to MIDHPKAEKFFTDAEKQAIKQATDSAESCTMGQIAVMIVDQSSDYHEAQILGGVILGSFVALILTTLWFHDSIWWYIPFSCALFFPASLLFKKSHALKIHCIGNKRKERAVKERALKAFYEKGLYKTQHNTGVLFFISLLERKVWVLADKGIHEKIKQVTLNKFARHVAQGIRARRSSQALIEAIAEAGTLLAEHYPREAGCTVQLPDTIIYENRTESD
- a CDS encoding Zn-ribbon domain-containing OB-fold protein, with translation MGFEKFGRKSFTGITKTAKFVDLLSEGKIEGTVCKKCGAKFFPPRADCSQCLSKEMEWFEMPPKGKLETFTTAYYAPFGFEADPPYTMGVVDFTGGIKLFARLTKELKPEEISVGMDVTVRPCKYDDGQLSFEIVKA
- a CDS encoding TPM domain-containing protein — translated: MMQQEVRRKNIRYIRLVLLILALYPLWFALDCQAIEVPQLTSRVNDYANMMSPSARARIESELAALEQSDSTQIVILTIPSLEGEVMEEFSIRVAEAWKIGQKEKDNGVILIVAAKEKRIRIEVGRGLEGKLTDLASGQIIDLVMKPRFRNNDFDGGFTAATQALIEVTRGEYRADETRAPVRRARGTPLPVFIMFAAIGLIAIGRISRILGGAAGAIGFSLIGLFMGFPLLVIGLIGVLGLAAGIFLPLFFGGLGGGGFWPGGFGGFGGFGGGDDEGGGFGGFGGGGGDFGGGGASGDW